Proteins encoded in a region of the Candidatus Margulisiibacteriota bacterium genome:
- a CDS encoding helix-turn-helix domain-containing protein: MKKQKDFLQTLGRRIRKIRETQGISLNKFAYENDFTKSGLSKIETGQSDPRATTIKKITLGLNISFSELVENL, from the coding sequence ATGAAAAAACAAAAAGATTTTTTGCAAACCTTAGGGCGGCGGATCAGAAAAATACGTGAAACCCAGGGGATCAGCCTGAACAAATTTGCTTATGAAAACGATTTTACCAAATCAGGTTTAAGCAAAATCGAAACCGGACAATCCGATCCGCGCGCCACTACCATCAAAAAAATCACACTGGGACTAAATATTTCTTTTAGCGAATTGGTGGAAAATTTATAA